In one Candidatus Palibaumannia cicadellinicola genomic region, the following are encoded:
- the ftsA gene encoding cell division protein FtsA codes for MIKAIDRKLVVGLDIGTAKVAALIGDILPDGIINIIGVGSCPSRGMDKGGVNDLESVVKCVQRAIDQAELMADCEISSVYLALSGKHISCQNEIGIVPISEEEVTQEDVENVVHTAKSVRVRDEHRILHVIPQDYDIDYQEGIKNPVGLSGVRMQAKVHLITCHNDMAKNIIKVVERCRLRVDRLIFAGLASSYAVLTDDERELGVCMVDIGGGTMDIAVYTAGSLRHTKVIPYAGNVVTSDIAYALGTPPIDAENIKIRYGCALGTVVSKDENLEVPSVGGRSPCNLQRQTLAEVIEPRYTELLNLVKDDILQLQEQLSQQGVKYHLAAGIVLTGGAAKIDGLAACAQQVFHTQVRIGQPLNITGLIDYSQEPDYATAVGLLHYGKEYHLTSELETTKQTLVSTWLKRLSCWLRKEF; via the coding sequence ATGATTAAGGCTATAGACAGGAAACTAGTAGTTGGATTAGATATCGGCACTGCTAAAGTAGCTGCACTAATCGGGGATATTTTACCTGATGGTATTATCAACATCATCGGTGTAGGTAGTTGTCCCTCTCGTGGGATGGACAAAGGTGGTGTTAATGATTTGGAATCAGTAGTCAAGTGCGTACAACGAGCTATTGATCAAGCTGAGCTAATGGCTGATTGCGAAATTTCTTCTGTCTATCTGGCATTATCTGGTAAACATATTAGCTGCCAAAATGAAATAGGCATAGTTCCTATTTCTGAGGAAGAAGTAACTCAAGAAGATGTCGAAAATGTAGTACATACTGCTAAATCAGTACGGGTACGTGATGAACATAGAATTTTACATGTCATACCACAGGACTATGATATTGATTACCAAGAAGGAATCAAAAATCCAGTAGGATTATCCGGAGTACGAATGCAAGCTAAGGTTCATCTTATTACGTGTCATAATGATATGGCTAAAAATATTATTAAAGTTGTTGAACGCTGTCGATTAAGAGTAGACCGACTAATTTTTGCAGGACTAGCATCCAGTTATGCGGTTCTAACCGATGATGAACGTGAGTTAGGTGTTTGTATGGTAGATATTGGTGGTGGAACTATGGATATAGCCGTTTATACTGCTGGATCTTTACGTCATACGAAAGTTATTCCATATGCTGGTAATGTAGTAACAAGTGATATTGCTTACGCTTTAGGTACACCTCCCATAGACGCAGAAAATATTAAAATTCGTTACGGTTGCGCGTTAGGTACAGTTGTAAGTAAAGATGAAAACTTGGAAGTACCAAGCGTTGGAGGACGTTCGCCATGTAACCTACAGCGCCAGACATTAGCTGAGGTTATTGAACCGCGTTATACTGAATTATTAAATTTAGTTAAAGACGACATTTTACAATTACAAGAACAACTTAGCCAGCAAGGAGTGAAGTACCATCTAGCAGCTGGTATTGTGTTAACTGGTGGCGCCGCTAAAATTGATGGTTTAGCCGCCTGTGCACAACAAGTTTTCCACACCCAGGTACGTATCGGACAGCCACTGAATATCACGGGCCTAATAGACTATTCTCAGGAACCTGACTATGCGACAGCTGTTGGGTTACTACATTATGGTAAAGAGTATCATCTGACTAGTGAGCTTGAAACCACAAAACAAACTTTAGTTAGTACCTGGCTTAAGCGTCTTAGCTGCTGGCTAAGGAAAGAATTTTAG
- a CDS encoding cell division protein FtsQ/DivIB → MSLMFLILVLSTILWSCWIFVAWMKNHCLPLSKLVIVGKLCYTTHNDICQSIMALGVPGTIVTQNVNVIHQQIQKLPWIKQVSVRKQWPDKLKISLVEYVPVARWNDLYMLDNSGQKFSCLTDQRTLGSIPMLYGPQGSEIDVLMGYTNMNQLLKLVNCQIKIVSMSARYSWQLILQDDIKLTLGRKDRIQRLQRFIDMYPILLQQAWKNHKRISYVDLRYQSGFAVGWAPIFIDSKPRN, encoded by the coding sequence ATGAGTTTAATGTTCCTAATTTTGGTACTGAGTACCATATTATGGAGCTGTTGGATCTTCGTAGCTTGGATGAAAAATCATTGTTTACCTTTATCTAAGTTAGTAATTGTAGGTAAACTTTGTTATACAACTCATAATGATATATGTCAGTCGATTATGGCGCTAGGAGTACCTGGTACCATTGTAACACAGAATGTGAATGTCATTCACCAACAGATCCAGAAGCTACCATGGATTAAGCAAGTTAGTGTACGAAAACAGTGGCCAGATAAGCTAAAAATATCTTTAGTGGAATATGTTCCAGTAGCACGCTGGAATGATTTATATATGTTAGATAACAGTGGACAAAAATTTAGCTGTCTTACAGACCAAAGAACTCTTGGATCAATACCTATGCTTTACGGCCCACAAGGGAGTGAAATAGATGTGCTAATGGGCTATACCAACATGAATCAATTACTCAAATTAGTTAATTGTCAGATAAAAATAGTAAGTATGAGCGCACGCTATTCTTGGCAACTGATTTTACAGGACGATATCAAACTAACATTAGGCCGGAAGGATAGAATTCAGCGCTTACAGCGCTTTATTGATATGTATCCAATTCTACTTCAACAGGCTTGGAAAAATCATAAACGTATTAGCTATGTTGATTTACGATATCAATCAGGCTTTGCTGTAGGCTGGGCACCTATCTTTATAGATTCGAAACCAAGGAATTAG
- the murC gene encoding UDP-N-acetylmuramate--L-alanine ligase has protein sequence MNIKKLAKLRTLVPQMRHVKQIHFIGIGGAGMGGIAEILVNEGYQISGSDLVPNMITQQLIELGAKIVFHHSPENINKASVVVVSSAISTNNPEILAAKKARIPIITRAEMLAELMRFRHGIAIAGTHGKTTTTAMVASIYTEAGLDPTVINGGLVKSVGRHARLGYGRYLITEADESDSSLLCLHPIMSIVTNIEADHMDNYEGNFDKLKQTFINFVQNVPFYGRAIMCLDDPVIRELLPRLSRQIITYGFNNHADLHMTNYCQKGARSSFTLYRHDSPAIQIELNAPGRHNALNAVAAIAVAIEEGIEDHCILQALFQFQGIKRRFDELGCYALKNINGKYGTVMLVEDYGHHPTEVDATIKAARVGWPDKRLVMVFQPHRYTRTRDLYESFAHVLSSVDVLLMLDVYPAGEDPIVGADSRSLCSTIRSCGKINPILIDNIDELPIILAQCLQNNDLVLMQGAGTVGQIADKLADSQMQPNNSHQLYD, from the coding sequence GTGAATATAAAAAAATTAGCTAAACTGCGAACTTTGGTTCCACAAATGCGACACGTCAAGCAAATTCACTTTATTGGTATTGGTGGTGCTGGTATGGGTGGAATCGCAGAAATTTTAGTAAATGAAGGCTATCAAATTAGCGGTTCAGATTTAGTACCAAATATGATCACGCAGCAACTCATTGAATTAGGTGCCAAAATTGTATTCCATCATAGTCCCGAAAATATTAATAAAGCTAGTGTTGTAGTTGTCTCTAGTGCTATTAGCACAAATAATCCGGAAATATTAGCAGCTAAAAAAGCGCGTATTCCAATTATTACACGCGCAGAGATGCTAGCTGAGTTAATGCGTTTTCGGCATGGTATTGCTATTGCTGGAACACATGGTAAAACTACCACAACTGCTATGGTAGCTAGTATTTACACCGAAGCTGGTTTAGACCCTACAGTGATTAATGGTGGTTTAGTGAAATCAGTAGGTAGGCATGCACGTTTAGGTTATGGACGTTATTTAATTACTGAAGCCGATGAAAGTGACTCATCTTTATTATGTTTACATCCTATAATGAGTATAGTTACTAACATTGAAGCTGATCATATGGATAATTATGAGGGAAATTTTGATAAATTAAAGCAAACATTTATTAATTTTGTACAAAATGTACCATTTTATGGCCGGGCTATCATGTGTCTAGATGATCCTGTTATCCGTGAGCTATTACCACGTCTTAGTAGGCAAATTATTACTTATGGTTTTAACAATCATGCAGACCTACATATGACTAACTACTGTCAAAAAGGTGCTCGTAGTAGCTTTACACTTTATCGGCACGATAGTCCGGCAATTCAGATAGAACTAAATGCTCCGGGGCGGCATAATGCCTTGAATGCAGTAGCTGCGATTGCGGTTGCAATCGAAGAAGGTATAGAAGACCATTGTATTTTACAAGCACTATTTCAATTCCAAGGAATCAAACGTCGCTTCGATGAACTTGGTTGTTATGCGTTAAAAAATATTAACGGGAAATATGGAACAGTAATGTTAGTCGAAGACTATGGCCACCACCCTACGGAAGTTGACGCAACTATCAAAGCTGCGCGGGTAGGATGGCCTGATAAACGTCTAGTAATGGTTTTCCAACCACATCGTTATACTCGTACGAGGGATTTATATGAATCTTTTGCACATGTACTCTCGAGCGTAGATGTTCTACTAATGCTAGATGTTTATCCAGCTGGTGAAGATCCAATCGTTGGAGCGGATAGTAGATCACTCTGTTCTACTATCCGCTCCTGTGGCAAAATTAACCCAATTTTGATCGATAATATAGATGAATTACCTATAATTCTAGCACAATGTTTACAAAATAATGACTTAGTGTTAATGCAAGGAGCAGGTACAGTAGGACAAATAGCAGACAAACTAGCTGATAGTCAAATGCAACCTAACAATTCTCATCAACTTTATGACTAA